In Amycolatopsis sp. EV170708-02-1, the following are encoded in one genomic region:
- a CDS encoding RNA polymerase sigma factor has translation MDFDGIYRAEYGRCVATLTRLLGDISLAEEAVQDAFATAVEKWEKTPPNPGAWIVTTARNRAIDRLRRESTREARHAQALLLHAPEEQRETGPVRDDQLRMIFTCCHPALSPPARAALTLRLLGGLEVGEIARAYLVPESTVSQRIVRAKRKIRDAGIPYRVPGDGELPERLDSVLTVLYLVFNEGYTSTSGELLRTDLCLEAIRLARALAELMPGEPEVTGLLALLLLTEARRPARVGPAGELVVLAEQDRSLWDRELIAEGHELVRRCLRVARPGPYQVQAAINAVHTDGESTDWAQVLALYDQLWRLAPTPVVALNRAVAVAEVHGPAAALAGIEELDLPGYHHLPATRANLLARLGRTAEAVAAYDEAIALATNDTERAFLRAKRAALP, from the coding sequence ATGGACTTCGACGGGATCTATCGGGCGGAATACGGCCGGTGCGTGGCCACCCTGACGCGTCTCCTCGGCGACATCTCGCTCGCCGAGGAGGCCGTTCAGGACGCGTTCGCGACGGCCGTCGAGAAGTGGGAGAAGACGCCGCCCAATCCGGGCGCGTGGATCGTGACCACCGCCCGCAACCGCGCGATCGACCGGCTGCGCCGGGAATCCACCCGCGAGGCACGCCACGCCCAGGCGTTGCTCCTGCACGCACCGGAGGAGCAGCGGGAGACGGGGCCCGTACGCGACGACCAGCTCCGCATGATCTTCACCTGCTGCCATCCGGCGCTTTCGCCGCCCGCGCGGGCGGCACTCACCCTGCGCCTGCTCGGCGGACTCGAGGTGGGGGAGATCGCGCGGGCGTACCTCGTCCCGGAATCGACCGTCTCCCAGCGGATCGTCCGCGCGAAGAGGAAGATCCGCGACGCGGGCATCCCGTACCGGGTGCCGGGCGACGGCGAACTTCCCGAACGGCTGGACTCCGTCCTCACCGTGCTCTACCTGGTGTTCAACGAGGGGTACACGTCCACGTCCGGCGAGTTGCTGCGGACGGATCTCTGCCTGGAGGCGATCCGGCTCGCGAGGGCGCTCGCCGAGCTGATGCCCGGCGAACCGGAGGTGACCGGGCTGCTGGCGCTGCTCCTGCTCACCGAAGCGCGGCGGCCGGCGCGGGTGGGGCCTGCCGGTGAGCTGGTGGTGCTCGCGGAGCAGGACCGGTCGTTGTGGGACCGGGAGCTGATCGCCGAAGGCCACGAGCTGGTGCGGCGATGTCTGCGTGTCGCCCGGCCCGGCCCGTATCAGGTGCAGGCCGCGATCAACGCCGTGCACACGGACGGCGAGTCGACCGACTGGGCGCAGGTGCTGGCGCTCTACGACCAGCTGTGGCGGCTCGCCCCGACGCCGGTCGTCGCGCTCAACCGCGCGGTCGCCGTCGCCGAGGTGCACGGCCCGGCGGCGGCGCTGGCCGGTATCGAAGAGCTGGACCTGCCGGGCTACCACCATCTACCCGCTACGCGGGCGAATCTACTGGCCCGCCTCGGCCGGACCGCGGAAGCCGTCGCCGCCTACGACGAGGCGATCGCCTTGGCCACCAACGACACCGAACGGGCCTTCCTGCGGGCCAAACGGGCAGCCCTGCCGTAA
- a CDS encoding YciI family protein, whose amino-acid sequence MRQYLLAVQLDESERDAPEDEVRAMLARTGKVTDEMKAAGSWVFVGGLEHSDVSTVVRPAGGTTTITDGPFAETKEQLGGFWVIQVEDLDEALAWAEKCALACGQPIEVRPFGDPSLRQ is encoded by the coding sequence ATGAGGCAGTACCTGCTCGCCGTCCAGCTCGATGAAAGCGAGCGGGACGCGCCCGAGGACGAGGTCCGGGCGATGCTGGCCAGGACGGGCAAGGTCACCGACGAGATGAAGGCCGCCGGGTCGTGGGTCTTCGTCGGCGGGCTCGAACATTCGGACGTCTCCACGGTCGTCCGGCCCGCCGGCGGGACGACCACGATCACGGACGGCCCGTTCGCCGAGACGAAGGAACAGCTCGGCGGGTTCTGGGTGATCCAGGTCGAAGACCTCGACGAGGCGCTCGCCTGGGCCGAAAAGTGCGCGCTGGCCTGCGGGCAGCCGATCGAGGTGCGGCCGTTCGGCGATCCGTCGCTGCGGCAGTGA